A single Agrococcus sp. ARC_14 DNA region contains:
- a CDS encoding DEAD/DEAH box helicase: protein MDREHPFPIQADTLPDTLAGRDVLGRGKTGSGKTLAFSIPLIARLSGELAGGGRRKGLPLGLVLAPTRELATQIATEMAPLAKAAGLTVTTIFGGVSQRPQETALRNGVDIIVACPGRLEDLMKQGVASLQAIEMTVIDEADHMADLGFLPVVTKILDKTPQSGQRLLFSATLDNGVDKLVKRFLTNEVMHSVDEANSPVTAMTHHLFEVSADDKNLLVRRLASGEGRRILFTRTKHQAKKLAKHLTASGIPAVDLHGNLSQNARDRNLAQFSDGTVRVLVATDVAARGVHVDNVELVVHVDPPMEHKAYLHRSGRTARAGSAGDVATVMIAAQRSDTMSLLRKAGIKVQAQIVTSSSDAVDVLVGPYAPHVAPVPGGPGSGNEIQQQQGAGRSRGGSGRGRGSARDGVAGSGAHGAGAGAARAERPRKDRSGRPESQGRPQQAGTGAGGRGGRGGQAAGGGRGGQGARSGKPAGQGGRGGGSSVAWSSGGGGSMQSGEQRGGGDRRSPRRAQG from the coding sequence ATGGATCGCGAGCACCCCTTCCCGATCCAGGCAGACACGCTGCCCGACACGCTCGCAGGTCGCGACGTGCTCGGCCGCGGCAAGACCGGCTCGGGCAAGACGCTCGCGTTCTCCATCCCGCTGATCGCGCGCCTCTCCGGCGAGCTCGCCGGCGGCGGCCGCCGCAAGGGCCTGCCGCTGGGCCTGGTGCTCGCACCGACCCGCGAGCTCGCCACCCAGATCGCGACCGAGATGGCACCGCTCGCCAAGGCGGCCGGCCTCACGGTCACGACCATCTTCGGCGGCGTCTCGCAGCGCCCGCAGGAGACCGCACTGCGTAACGGCGTCGACATCATCGTCGCCTGCCCCGGCCGCCTCGAGGACCTCATGAAGCAGGGCGTCGCCTCGCTGCAGGCGATCGAGATGACCGTCATCGACGAGGCCGACCACATGGCCGACCTCGGCTTCCTGCCGGTCGTCACGAAGATCCTCGACAAGACGCCGCAGTCGGGCCAGCGCCTGCTGTTCTCGGCAACGCTCGACAACGGCGTTGACAAGCTCGTCAAGCGCTTCCTCACCAACGAGGTCATGCACTCGGTCGACGAGGCCAACTCGCCCGTCACGGCGATGACGCACCACCTGTTCGAGGTCTCGGCCGACGACAAGAACCTGCTCGTCCGCCGCCTCGCCTCGGGCGAGGGGCGCCGCATCCTCTTCACCCGCACCAAGCACCAGGCGAAGAAGCTCGCGAAGCACCTCACGGCATCCGGCATCCCGGCCGTCGACCTGCACGGCAACCTGTCGCAGAACGCTCGCGACCGCAACCTGGCGCAGTTCTCCGATGGCACCGTGCGCGTGCTGGTGGCGACGGATGTCGCCGCTCGCGGCGTGCACGTCGACAACGTCGAGCTCGTGGTGCACGTCGACCCGCCCATGGAGCACAAGGCCTACCTGCACCGCTCGGGCCGCACGGCGCGCGCGGGCTCGGCCGGGGATGTCGCAACGGTGATGATCGCTGCACAGCGCAGCGACACGATGTCGCTGCTGCGCAAGGCCGGCATCAAGGTGCAGGCGCAGATCGTCACCTCGTCCTCGGATGCGGTGGATGTGCTGGTCGGCCCGTACGCCCCGCACGTGGCGCCGGTCCCCGGTGGCCCCGGCTCGGGCAACGAGATCCAGCAGCAGCAGGGTGCCGGCCGCTCGCGCGGCGGCAGCGGCCGCGGCCGTGGATCCGCTCGCGACGGCGTCGCAGGCTCTGGCGCGCACGGCGCCGGCGCCGGCGCAGCTCGCGCAGAGCGCCCGCGCAAGGATCGCTCGGGTCGCCCCGAGTCGCAGGGTCGCCCGCAGCAGGCAGGCACCGGCGCTGGCGGCCGTGGCGGTCGCGGTGGTCAGGCTGCCGGTGGCGGTCGTGGCGGCCAGGGCGCTCGCTCGGGCAAGCCCGCAGGCCAGGGCGGCCGTGGCGGCGGCTCGTCGGTCGCGTGGTCGTCCGGTGGTGGCGGCAGCATGCAGTCGGGCGAGCAGCGCGGAGGCGGCGACCGCCGCTCCCCGCGCCGCGCGCAGGGCTGA
- a CDS encoding ROK family protein: MTVAGIDIGGSKIAAVALAARARGSLDRTPADVLVRTYRAHSIRSLEALIDAVEACVRELDDRLAAAGHPPIAAVGLSLAAWMTRDRALVLWAAHLLVRDAPVKALLEQRLDLPIVLENDANGYLVGEAAMGAAADASSSILVALGTGVGGAHVVDGRPFIGANGMGAELGHVTIDESGPRCSCDAHGCLESFAGGNALRREAAHVPAAVTLAPDGVPTAEHLAAAARAGDAQAIAVMEGAAKAVAAGLRRMLPAFDPEVVVLGGTVMLTCADLLLPVIERELAQHAPLQGVPQPRRLVLAQLGGHAAAIGAAVLAS, translated from the coding sequence ATGACAGTCGCAGGCATCGACATCGGCGGATCCAAGATCGCCGCGGTCGCGCTCGCCGCACGCGCGCGCGGCTCGCTCGACCGCACGCCTGCCGACGTGCTCGTGCGCACCTACCGCGCCCACAGCATCCGCAGCCTGGAGGCCCTCATCGACGCGGTCGAGGCCTGCGTGCGCGAGCTCGACGATCGGCTGGCGGCCGCGGGGCATCCGCCGATCGCGGCGGTGGGACTCTCGCTCGCCGCATGGATGACGCGCGACCGAGCGCTCGTGCTCTGGGCGGCCCATCTGCTCGTGCGCGATGCCCCGGTGAAGGCCCTGCTGGAGCAGCGTCTCGACCTGCCGATCGTGCTCGAGAACGACGCCAACGGCTACCTGGTGGGCGAGGCCGCCATGGGTGCGGCGGCGGATGCGTCGTCGTCGATCCTGGTCGCGCTCGGCACTGGGGTGGGCGGCGCGCACGTGGTCGACGGGCGGCCGTTCATCGGCGCCAACGGCATGGGCGCGGAGCTCGGGCACGTGACGATCGACGAGTCGGGGCCGCGCTGCTCGTGCGACGCGCACGGCTGCCTGGAGTCGTTCGCGGGTGGCAACGCGCTCAGGCGCGAGGCGGCGCACGTGCCCGCGGCGGTCACGCTCGCACCCGATGGCGTGCCGACGGCCGAGCACCTCGCGGCCGCGGCGCGTGCGGGTGACGCGCAGGCGATCGCCGTGATGGAGGGTGCCGCGAAGGCCGTCGCGGCCGGACTGCGGCGGATGCTGCCGGCCTTCGACCCCGAGGTGGTCGTGCTCGGCGGCACCGTGATGCTCACGTGCGCCGACCTGCTGCTGCCCGTGATCGAGCGTGAGCTCGCCCAGCACGCGCCGCTGCAGGGCGTGCCGCAGCCGCGCAGGCTCGTGCTGGCGCAGCTCGGCGGGCACGCGGCGGCGATCGGTGCGGCGGTGCTGGCCTCGTAG
- a CDS encoding SRPBCC domain-containing protein, producing the protein MKILVTGFEPFGSDSENASLEAVRRLADALAADPQAGVDLVTGTLPVAFATAGPALLALVEEHAPDAVLAVGEAGGRRAITPERWGVNEDDARIPDNAGEQPRGTAIDSSGPARRASGFDADTLASAILSVGLPAVASDDAGRFLCNHVAYLAAGLPMPGGFVHVPAVRSRGAATVGAETDPDAPTDASALTHDGEALTFDDLALGLAAAVRAIARGDANRASTRETSRVDRASTVIEARASEIYRALIDAEALAVWLPPEGATGEIEQLDAREGGGFRATLRFEDPVDAKTTVDTDVSQVTFTELVPGRRVVQRIAFESSEQRFEGDMRMTWTLETVAAGTRVTVAATDVPAGISQADHELGFGSSLANLARYFAA; encoded by the coding sequence ATGAAGATCCTCGTGACGGGCTTCGAGCCCTTCGGCAGCGACTCCGAGAACGCAAGCCTCGAGGCGGTGCGGCGGCTCGCCGATGCCCTCGCCGCCGACCCGCAGGCGGGCGTCGACCTCGTCACCGGCACGCTGCCGGTGGCGTTCGCCACAGCAGGCCCCGCGTTGCTGGCGCTCGTCGAGGAGCACGCTCCGGATGCGGTGCTGGCGGTCGGCGAGGCCGGTGGCCGCAGGGCGATCACCCCGGAGCGCTGGGGTGTCAACGAGGATGACGCGCGCATCCCCGACAACGCCGGCGAGCAGCCGCGCGGCACCGCGATCGACTCGTCCGGCCCCGCCAGGCGAGCCTCCGGCTTCGACGCCGACACGCTCGCCAGCGCCATCCTGAGCGTCGGGCTGCCTGCCGTCGCGAGCGACGACGCCGGCCGCTTCCTCTGCAACCACGTCGCCTACCTGGCCGCCGGCCTGCCGATGCCGGGCGGCTTCGTGCACGTGCCCGCGGTGCGCTCGCGCGGCGCCGCCACCGTCGGGGCCGAGACCGATCCGGATGCGCCGACCGACGCATCCGCCCTCACCCACGACGGCGAGGCGCTCACCTTCGACGACCTCGCGCTGGGGCTCGCCGCCGCGGTGCGGGCGATCGCCCGCGGCGACGCGAACCGGGCGTCGACACGCGAGACCAGCAGGGTCGATCGGGCGTCGACGGTGATCGAGGCACGCGCGAGCGAGATCTATCGGGCGCTGATCGACGCCGAGGCGCTCGCCGTCTGGCTGCCGCCGGAGGGCGCGACCGGTGAGATCGAGCAGTTGGATGCGCGCGAGGGCGGCGGTTTCCGGGCCACGCTGCGCTTCGAGGACCCGGTGGACGCCAAGACGACCGTCGACACCGACGTGTCGCAGGTCACCTTCACCGAGCTCGTGCCGGGGCGGCGGGTGGTGCAGCGCATCGCGTTCGAGTCGAGCGAGCAGCGCTTCGAGGGTGACATGCGCATGACCTGGACGCTCGAGACCGTCGCGGCCGGCACCCGCGTGACGGTGGCAGCGACGGATGTGCCCGCCGGCATCTCGCAGGCCGACCACGAGCTGGGGTTCGGGTCGTCGCTCGCGAATCTGGCGCGGTACTTCGCGGCCTAG